One genomic region from Dehalobacter restrictus DSM 9455 encodes:
- the nuoF gene encoding NADH-quinone oxidoreductase subunit NuoF codes for MKVLANPCCEKCHHTASTPCSDYVQCRAEGPLCHDDVSCKQQRQKLMSLILEPDRKNKQVLVCNGTGCFSSGSQTLIDLLREGLAERGIHTADVRSTGCHGFCEQGPTVIIEPDKTFYTKVKAEDISEIIEKDIIRDEKVERLLYEDPVSGKLAANFETVNLFAKQKRIILDNCGKIDPEEISHYLAKDGYKGLAKAIQTMSPDEVVEEVKKSGLRGRGGAGFPTGLKWSLCRQSEGTKKYVICNADEGDPGAFMDRGVLEGDPHAVIEGMLIGAYAIGADEGYIYCRAEYPLAIDRLKTAIAQAEENGLLGNNILNSGFNFKLKIKAGAGAFVCGEETALIVSIEGKRGMPTVRPPYPAVKGLWGKPTNINNVETWANVPYILRNGTDWYTQFGTEKSKGTKIFALTGKVNNTGLVEVPMGITLRDIIFDIGGGIKDGNQFKAVQIGGPSGGCLPEEMLDIEVDYDNLTAAGAMVGSGGLVILDNTTCMVDIARFFLSFTQKESCGKCTPCREGTKRLLEILVRITKGEGQAEDLNTLENLAKVIKRTSLCGLGQTAPNPLLATLRYFRHEYEAHIFEKRCPAHACTALMEYTVDNEKCKRCGQCSKVCPVGCITGDKETPYVIDTQKCIKCGACLKKCKFNAISLA; via the coding sequence ATGAAGGTTTTAGCGAACCCGTGTTGTGAAAAATGTCATCATACAGCATCCACTCCCTGTTCCGATTATGTTCAATGCAGGGCGGAAGGGCCGTTGTGCCATGACGATGTTTCCTGCAAACAGCAGAGGCAGAAACTGATGTCTTTGATCCTGGAACCAGACAGAAAAAATAAGCAGGTTCTGGTCTGCAATGGAACAGGATGCTTTTCTTCGGGTTCCCAGACATTAATCGATCTACTCAGGGAAGGATTGGCTGAAAGGGGCATTCATACGGCTGACGTCCGCTCTACGGGCTGTCATGGTTTTTGCGAACAAGGGCCAACCGTGATCATTGAACCGGACAAGACTTTTTATACGAAGGTTAAAGCGGAGGACATTTCCGAAATCATCGAAAAAGATATTATACGTGATGAAAAAGTTGAAAGACTTCTTTACGAGGATCCGGTATCGGGGAAACTCGCGGCAAATTTTGAGACCGTGAATTTATTTGCCAAACAGAAACGGATCATCCTTGATAACTGCGGCAAGATCGACCCGGAGGAAATCAGCCATTATCTCGCTAAAGACGGCTACAAGGGTTTGGCCAAAGCGATTCAAACCATGAGCCCGGACGAGGTTGTGGAGGAAGTCAAAAAATCAGGATTGAGAGGCCGCGGAGGTGCAGGTTTTCCGACAGGGCTTAAATGGAGTCTATGCCGCCAGTCAGAGGGCACCAAAAAATATGTGATCTGCAACGCCGATGAGGGAGACCCCGGTGCGTTCATGGACAGGGGCGTTCTTGAAGGAGACCCGCATGCGGTGATTGAAGGAATGCTGATCGGAGCTTACGCGATTGGCGCTGACGAGGGTTATATCTACTGCCGGGCCGAGTATCCGCTCGCGATCGACAGGCTTAAAACCGCGATTGCCCAGGCTGAGGAAAACGGATTACTGGGCAATAACATCCTGAATTCCGGATTTAACTTCAAACTAAAGATCAAAGCCGGTGCAGGCGCTTTTGTCTGCGGCGAGGAGACGGCCCTGATTGTTTCCATCGAAGGCAAGCGCGGGATGCCGACGGTCAGGCCTCCTTACCCTGCCGTCAAAGGTCTCTGGGGGAAACCGACCAATATCAACAACGTCGAGACTTGGGCCAATGTACCGTATATTTTACGGAATGGCACAGACTGGTATACGCAATTCGGCACTGAAAAAAGCAAAGGCACCAAGATATTTGCTCTGACCGGCAAGGTCAATAACACCGGCCTGGTGGAAGTGCCGATGGGGATCACGCTGAGGGACATCATCTTTGATATCGGTGGCGGGATCAAGGACGGGAACCAATTTAAGGCTGTTCAGATCGGGGGGCCCTCCGGAGGCTGTCTGCCCGAGGAAATGCTGGATATTGAAGTCGACTATGATAATCTGACCGCCGCAGGAGCAATGGTTGGCTCAGGCGGACTGGTTATCCTTGATAATACAACATGTATGGTCGATATTGCCCGTTTTTTCTTAAGCTTTACCCAGAAGGAATCCTGCGGCAAGTGTACACCCTGCCGGGAAGGAACGAAGCGGCTTCTGGAAATCTTGGTTCGGATCACCAAGGGTGAGGGGCAAGCTGAGGACCTGAATACGCTGGAAAATCTGGCCAAAGTTATCAAACGGACATCACTGTGTGGTCTTGGTCAGACAGCCCCGAATCCGCTGCTCGCGACACTGCGCTATTTCCGTCACGAATATGAAGCCCATATCTTTGAGAAACGGTGTCCGGCACATGCCTGTACCGCGCTGATGGAATATACGGTCGACAATGAAAAATGCAAGCGCTGCGGGCAATGTTCCAAAGTTTGTCCGGTCGGCTGCATCACCGGGGATAAAGAGACACCCTATGTGATCGATACGCAGAAATGCATTAAATGCGGGGCTTGTCTGAAAAAATGCAAATTTAATGCAATTAGCTTAGCTTAG
- a CDS encoding amidohydrolase has product MSNQQIIIAGGNIKPMTGEPEFTGSILVKDSKIAKIMKHSAAEVDEDEESAFREMFGLSTEEPVHIVSARGKWVLPGFIDAHCHVGIGEEIYQHEGDDLNEMTDPLTPELRAIDGIHPEDEGFRDARLGGVTAAFTCPGSANVIGGTGVVVKTAGRVVEEMILRDPAGLKIAFGENPKSVYGEQKKMPMTRMGTAALLRQALVDAQNYREKLEQGQKDLDKLPERDLGLETINLVLDKKIPLRAHAHRTDDIMTAIRIAREFDVDLVLDHCTEGHKIADVLQQYGYPAAVGPSFTNRAKVELKDKTFSTPGVLNKAGLKIAIITDHSVTPIEHLPLCAAMAVRNGLEEEDALKAITIWPAEILGVADRVGSLEVGKDADIVVWEGKPLSFEATPHTVLINGLIVKPE; this is encoded by the coding sequence ATGAGCAATCAACAGATCATTATTGCCGGCGGAAATATCAAGCCGATGACCGGAGAACCCGAATTTACAGGGAGTATTTTGGTCAAAGACAGTAAAATCGCAAAAATTATGAAGCATTCGGCTGCGGAGGTAGATGAAGACGAAGAAAGTGCGTTCAGAGAAATGTTCGGCCTAAGTACAGAAGAGCCGGTACATATTGTGTCTGCCAGGGGAAAATGGGTTTTGCCTGGTTTCATTGATGCGCACTGCCACGTCGGGATTGGAGAAGAAATCTATCAGCATGAAGGTGACGACCTGAATGAAATGACGGATCCACTAACCCCCGAACTTCGCGCGATTGACGGAATCCATCCTGAAGATGAAGGCTTCAGGGATGCACGGCTCGGAGGAGTCACCGCTGCGTTTACCTGCCCCGGAAGCGCAAATGTCATTGGGGGTACAGGTGTTGTTGTCAAAACGGCGGGCCGTGTGGTCGAAGAAATGATTCTGAGAGATCCTGCAGGACTCAAAATTGCGTTCGGTGAAAACCCAAAATCTGTATACGGAGAACAGAAAAAAATGCCTATGACGCGGATGGGAACCGCAGCCTTGCTCCGGCAGGCGTTGGTAGATGCTCAAAATTATCGGGAGAAACTGGAACAAGGCCAAAAGGATTTGGACAAACTTCCTGAACGGGACCTCGGGCTCGAAACCATCAATCTTGTACTGGACAAAAAAATACCGCTCAGAGCGCATGCCCACAGGACAGATGATATCATGACTGCTATCCGCATAGCCCGCGAGTTTGACGTGGATCTTGTTCTGGATCACTGTACTGAAGGACATAAAATTGCCGATGTTCTTCAGCAGTATGGCTATCCAGCGGCTGTAGGTCCTTCTTTCACAAACAGGGCTAAAGTAGAGCTTAAAGATAAAACATTCAGCACACCGGGAGTATTGAACAAAGCAGGACTTAAAATAGCGATCATCACTGATCATTCCGTTACCCCTATCGAGCATCTGCCGCTGTGTGCAGCGATGGCTGTCCGCAACGGACTTGAGGAAGAAGACGCGCTGAAAGCAATCACGATCTGGCCGGCTGAAATACTCGGAGTAGCTGACAGAGTCGGATCTTTGGAAGTAGGAAAAGATGCTGATATTGTCGTATGGGAGGGCAAGCCGCTCAGTTTTGAGGCCACGCCCCATACAGTATTGATCAACGGTTTGATCGTAAAGCCCGAGTGA
- the tsaD gene encoding tRNA (adenosine(37)-N6)-threonylcarbamoyltransferase complex transferase subunit TsaD, with product MDNNKNVIILGIETSCDETSAAVLANGTDLKSHIISSQIGTHQKYGGVVPEIASREHCLHISQVVAEALGQAGMGFKDLSAVAVTYGPGLVGSLLVGVSAAKAMAYAADIPLIGVNHLEGHVYANFLEHPDLRFPLLALLASGGHTNLIIFRGHLDYEVIGRTRDDAAGEAFDKVARALGFGYPGGPNIQKAAFEGNAAAFDFPRAMLETGSFDFSFSGLKSSVLNTLNSARMKGEVLNTADLAASFQAAVVEVLVQKTLRALEKYPVKTLALAGGVAANSNLRQALQQELDHRGISFVYPSPIYCTDNGAMIALAGYYRFMNDDYASWKLNAVPGLNL from the coding sequence GTGGACAATAACAAGAATGTAATAATCTTAGGTATTGAAACGAGTTGTGATGAGACGTCGGCGGCAGTCCTAGCCAACGGCACGGATTTAAAAAGCCACATCATCTCATCTCAGATTGGGACCCATCAAAAGTATGGCGGCGTTGTCCCGGAAATAGCATCACGGGAACACTGTCTGCATATCAGCCAGGTAGTTGCAGAGGCCCTCGGACAAGCAGGTATGGGATTCAAAGATCTTTCTGCGGTTGCAGTGACGTACGGCCCGGGGCTGGTAGGGTCTCTCCTGGTGGGAGTATCTGCTGCCAAAGCCATGGCCTATGCAGCAGACATTCCTTTAATCGGCGTCAACCATCTGGAGGGGCATGTTTATGCCAATTTCTTGGAGCATCCGGACTTACGTTTCCCGCTGCTGGCGCTTTTGGCATCCGGCGGACATACCAATCTGATTATTTTTAGGGGGCATCTAGACTATGAAGTGATCGGCAGAACCAGGGATGATGCTGCCGGGGAAGCCTTTGACAAAGTAGCCCGGGCGCTCGGATTTGGATATCCGGGCGGTCCGAATATCCAGAAAGCTGCTTTCGAAGGAAACGCAGCAGCTTTTGATTTTCCCAGAGCGATGCTGGAGACCGGGAGCTTTGATTTTAGTTTCAGCGGGTTAAAGTCCTCAGTTCTTAATACCTTAAACAGTGCCCGGATGAAGGGCGAAGTTTTGAATACTGCCGACCTGGCAGCTTCTTTCCAGGCTGCCGTTGTGGAGGTGCTTGTGCAGAAAACCCTCCGGGCCTTGGAAAAATATCCGGTTAAGACCTTGGCCCTGGCCGGCGGGGTTGCAGCAAACAGCAATTTGCGGCAAGCGCTGCAGCAGGAACTGGATCACCGCGGGATCTCTTTTGTTTATCCTTCGCCGATATACTGTACCGACAATGGTGCGATGATTGCACTGGCCGGTTATTATCGCTTTATGAATGATGATTATGCTTCATGGAAGTTAAATGCAGTTCCTGGCTTAAATCTGTAA
- a CDS encoding CopG family ribbon-helix-helix protein, whose product MAETRRIVVCLPESIIEEVDEIVSSEKLNRSDFIKEAVYSVLIERRKAGIREQMRQGYVEMAQINLSMAVDLCQAEEEATMRYEGKLAWSVGYEY is encoded by the coding sequence TTGGCAGAGACTAGGCGTATTGTTGTATGTTTGCCGGAAAGCATTATTGAGGAAGTAGACGAAATCGTATCGTCAGAGAAGTTAAACCGGAGTGATTTTATCAAAGAAGCTGTTTACAGTGTATTGATTGAACGGCGAAAAGCAGGAATACGAGAGCAGATGCGGCAGGGATATGTTGAAATGGCTCAAATCAACCTGTCGATGGCAGTAGATTTATGCCAGGCTGAAGAAGAGGCAACCATGCGTTATGAAGGGAAACTAGCTTGGAGTGTCGGGTATGAGTATTAA
- a CDS encoding 5-formyltetrahydrofolate cyclo-ligase produces MNEKEKDLFRKKVLQIRRVMTADERRQKNDRIQRNIMSLPDYQNAEIIMMYLNYWDEAETTEVAEETLKARKKLIIPLCQGETIIPCEIRNVKNDVQSGNFGIREPRPDRLHPVSPEEIDLILVPGVVFDRQGERIGFGKGFYDRFLPQLRKDVCIVGLAYDCQLVEKIAADDHDFKMSLLLTENGVIYVP; encoded by the coding sequence GTGAACGAAAAAGAAAAAGATTTATTTCGAAAAAAAGTTCTTCAAATCAGGAGGGTCATGACAGCTGATGAACGTAGGCAAAAAAATGATCGGATTCAGAGGAATATAATGTCTTTGCCAGATTATCAGAACGCTGAGATAATTATGATGTACTTAAATTATTGGGATGAAGCAGAAACTACCGAGGTTGCCGAAGAAACGCTCAAAGCACGAAAAAAGCTGATCATTCCGTTATGTCAGGGGGAAACCATCATTCCGTGTGAGATCAGAAATGTTAAAAATGATGTGCAGTCAGGGAATTTTGGGATCAGAGAGCCGCGTCCCGACCGCTTGCATCCGGTATCCCCAGAAGAAATTGATCTGATTCTAGTTCCGGGTGTCGTATTCGACAGGCAAGGCGAAAGGATTGGTTTTGGCAAAGGCTTTTATGACCGTTTTCTGCCTCAATTAAGGAAAGACGTCTGCATCGTCGGTTTGGCGTACGATTGTCAGCTGGTTGAAAAAATTGCAGCAGACGATCACGATTTTAAAATGTCTTTACTGCTTACAGAAAATGGTGTAATCTATGTTCCATAA
- the rimI gene encoding ribosomal protein S18-alanine N-acetyltransferase, with protein sequence MLKRGQAEQNREPEAEVIVRPMQLEDIPSIVAIEEVSFATPWTTESFTSELKNNVLANYFCLELDHKVIGYIGLWIVMGEGHITNVAIWPGCRGKGWGEYLMKNVIYQMIAKGVLRFTLEVRVSNQAARNLYEKLGFKAAGVRKGYYSDNQEDALIMWASL encoded by the coding sequence ATGTTAAAAAGAGGTCAGGCCGAACAGAATAGGGAACCTGAGGCGGAGGTTATCGTTCGTCCTATGCAGCTTGAGGATATCCCATCCATTGTGGCGATTGAGGAAGTATCGTTTGCCACGCCATGGACAACGGAGTCCTTTACATCAGAACTGAAAAATAATGTTTTAGCCAATTATTTTTGCCTAGAGCTGGATCACAAGGTTATTGGCTATATAGGGCTTTGGATCGTCATGGGAGAGGGCCATATTACAAATGTTGCAATCTGGCCAGGATGCCGCGGTAAGGGCTGGGGTGAATACCTTATGAAAAACGTGATTTATCAGATGATTGCCAAAGGCGTGCTGCGGTTTACACTGGAAGTCCGGGTATCCAATCAGGCGGCGCGGAATCTGTATGAGAAATTAGGTTTTAAGGCCGCCGGAGTACGCAAAGGGTACTATTCCGACAACCAGGAGGATGCACTGATTATGTGGGCCAGTCTCTAG
- the tsaE gene encoding tRNA (adenosine(37)-N6)-threonylcarbamoyltransferase complex ATPase subunit type 1 TsaE has protein sequence MERLIESRSSEETFLLGKQLGQSIREGTVICLYGDLGSGKTVLAKGLGEGLGVTDTMTSPTFTLIQEYSTKIDGLKLIHMDLYRLRYPEEAEIIGVADYFRDDCVCLLEWPEIIVDLLPEDRLEIRIQGSGDQTRLIMLNF, from the coding sequence ATGGAACGGCTGATTGAATCGAGAAGTTCTGAGGAGACTTTTCTTCTCGGGAAACAGCTCGGACAAAGTATCCGGGAAGGCACGGTCATCTGTCTTTATGGAGATTTGGGCTCGGGCAAAACCGTCCTGGCCAAAGGGCTCGGTGAAGGACTCGGGGTTACAGACACCATGACAAGTCCGACATTTACCCTGATTCAGGAATACAGTACCAAAATTGATGGACTGAAACTGATTCATATGGATTTATACAGGCTCCGCTACCCGGAAGAAGCAGAAATCATTGGTGTCGCCGATTATTTCCGGGATGACTGTGTCTGTCTGCTGGAATGGCCGGAAATCATTGTGGATTTACTGCCGGAAGACAGACTCGAAATCAGAATTCAGGGAAGCGGTGACCAAACCCGTTTAATTATGCTCAATTTTTGA
- the tsaB gene encoding tRNA (adenosine(37)-N6)-threonylcarbamoyltransferase complex dimerization subunit type 1 TsaB produces MKYLTIDTTTKMTALALGQDGRLVGEGFLNTGKTHSERLIPMLDQLLNAADWKPMDLDFIGAVRGPGSFTGIRIGIATAQGLAQVLNIPLVGITSLDTLAWAGKGRPEETVVILDARKNEWYYARYIWREGRECLDGPKAVTPEALTVKLKELQKPCFFVGDAVTGARQFLEEQLGSQAVLLSEYQYLPRGAYAACEVWEQWKARCFDGNFQALEPIYIRLSEAETNYLKKQGIMQ; encoded by the coding sequence ATGAAATATCTGACAATCGATACAACGACAAAGATGACTGCACTGGCCCTGGGTCAGGATGGCAGGCTGGTCGGAGAGGGATTTCTGAACACTGGAAAAACCCATTCTGAAAGACTAATCCCGATGCTGGATCAGCTGCTGAATGCTGCCGACTGGAAACCCATGGATCTTGATTTTATCGGAGCAGTTCGGGGTCCGGGGTCATTTACCGGCATCAGGATCGGAATCGCCACAGCCCAGGGACTTGCACAGGTCCTTAATATCCCTTTGGTCGGAATTACTTCGTTGGATACGCTAGCCTGGGCCGGAAAGGGCAGGCCGGAAGAAACCGTTGTGATCCTTGACGCCCGTAAAAATGAATGGTATTATGCCCGCTATATTTGGCGGGAAGGTAGAGAGTGCCTGGACGGGCCGAAGGCTGTTACGCCGGAGGCGCTCACAGTGAAGTTGAAGGAACTTCAAAAACCTTGTTTTTTTGTTGGGGATGCGGTTACCGGAGCCAGACAATTTCTGGAGGAACAACTCGGCAGCCAGGCCGTTCTGCTGTCCGAATACCAGTACCTGCCCAGAGGAGCCTATGCAGCATGTGAGGTTTGGGAACAGTGGAAGGCAAGATGCTTTGACGGGAATTTTCAGGCCCTGGAACCCATTTATATTCGTCTCTCAGAAGCTGAAACCAATTATCTTAAGAAACAAGGTATAATGCAGTAG
- the nuoE gene encoding NADH-quinone oxidoreductase subunit NuoE: MCKCCDSKQEAVFADSNQHRLNEILSAYQGHDGALIPVLQEAQEVYGYLPEAVMRAIAKGLKIPEAKVFGVVTFYAQFRLKPTGRNLIRVCMGTACHVRGAQKVLSEIERELAIVAGETTADQRFTLETVACIGACGLAPVMTINGQVFGNMNSGLVSDILKRFK; this comes from the coding sequence ATGTGTAAGTGTTGTGACTCCAAACAAGAGGCAGTATTTGCTGATTCCAACCAACACAGGCTGAATGAGATCCTCTCTGCTTATCAGGGTCATGATGGTGCTCTTATTCCGGTTCTCCAGGAAGCTCAGGAAGTGTATGGTTATCTTCCTGAGGCCGTCATGCGGGCCATTGCCAAAGGACTGAAGATTCCTGAGGCAAAAGTATTTGGCGTCGTTACTTTCTATGCTCAGTTCAGACTGAAACCAACAGGCCGTAATTTGATCCGGGTTTGTATGGGAACGGCCTGTCACGTCAGGGGCGCTCAGAAAGTACTTTCTGAGATTGAACGTGAACTCGCAATTGTTGCCGGAGAGACTACCGCTGATCAAAGATTCACGTTGGAAACCGTTGCTTGTATTGGAGCCTGTGGCCTGGCTCCTGTCATGACCATCAACGGTCAGGTTTTTGGGAATATGAATTCCGGCCTGGTGTCGGATATTCTGAAAAGATTTAAATAA
- a CDS encoding Tex family protein: MDFISVISRELGLKTWQVGETVKLLDQGNTIPFIARYRKEATGELDETVLRTMADRLEYIRNLELRKEEVIRLINEQGKLDDGLRSKIEAAAKLQEVEDLYRPYKQKKRTRASIAREKGLEPLADWLFNQPAKGSLQEEAAKYLNPDLNVHDAAEALSGARDIIAENVSDDAETRKLVRARIYEWAEITAKAKKEERSPYEMYYEYKEPVRKIPPHRVLALNRGEKEEFLSVGLEIEADKILQLLEKKYLQGGPCQELMKEALQDSYKRLIYPSIEREIRAEITSRAGEQAVKVFSANLRQLLLQPPVRDKVIMGLDPGYRTGCKWALIDDTGKLGEVGVIYPNPPHNKKQEAKQLIAKVVEQYGVQIIAIGNGTASRETEELVTEFIRESGRPLEYIIVSEAGASVYSASPLAKEEFPDFDLSLRSAVSIARRLQDPLAELVKIEPKAIGVGQYQHDIQPKVLESSLGGVVESCVNTVGVNLNTASPSILKFVSGLNYTVAKNIVSYREKNGKFRCREELKKVSRLGEQTYIQCAGFIRLPDGNNCLENTPVHPESYDVASAILKKANLTAMDLKTNPEQVRAALGGFSAEGLAAELQAGVPTVKDILEALLRPGRDPREDLPRPLLRRDITKLEDLQVGISLEGTVRNIVDFGAFVDIGVKNDGLVHISELSNSYVRHPMEVISVGDIVKVRVLSIDHARGRVSLSMKDI; this comes from the coding sequence ATGGACTTTATTAGCGTCATTTCGAGGGAGTTAGGATTGAAAACCTGGCAGGTCGGGGAAACGGTAAAGCTCCTGGACCAGGGGAATACCATTCCGTTTATTGCACGCTACCGCAAAGAAGCAACCGGAGAATTGGATGAAACTGTACTCAGAACCATGGCAGATCGGCTGGAATATATCCGGAACCTGGAGCTCAGAAAAGAGGAAGTCATCCGCTTGATTAACGAACAGGGCAAGCTAGATGACGGTTTAAGATCCAAAATAGAAGCTGCCGCCAAACTGCAGGAAGTCGAAGACTTGTACCGGCCGTACAAGCAGAAAAAAAGAACCAGAGCCTCGATAGCCAGAGAAAAGGGCCTGGAGCCTCTGGCGGATTGGTTATTTAACCAGCCTGCCAAAGGAAGCCTGCAGGAAGAGGCCGCTAAGTATCTTAATCCCGATTTGAATGTCCATGATGCTGCTGAGGCCTTGAGCGGAGCCCGGGATATAATTGCCGAGAACGTTTCCGATGATGCGGAAACAAGAAAACTAGTTCGGGCCAGGATCTATGAATGGGCAGAAATTACAGCTAAAGCGAAAAAAGAAGAGCGTTCGCCGTATGAGATGTACTATGAATATAAGGAACCTGTCCGTAAAATTCCGCCGCACCGGGTTCTGGCTTTGAACAGAGGAGAAAAGGAAGAATTCCTTTCCGTAGGGCTTGAGATTGAAGCGGATAAGATTCTGCAATTACTGGAAAAGAAATACCTGCAGGGAGGCCCCTGCCAGGAGTTGATGAAAGAGGCCTTGCAGGATAGCTATAAGCGGCTGATCTACCCATCGATTGAAAGGGAGATCCGGGCCGAGATTACCAGCAGGGCAGGAGAACAAGCTGTCAAGGTGTTTTCCGCCAACTTGCGGCAGCTTCTGCTGCAGCCGCCGGTAAGAGATAAAGTGATCATGGGGCTCGATCCCGGTTACAGGACAGGCTGCAAGTGGGCGCTGATCGATGATACAGGAAAACTTGGAGAGGTAGGGGTGATCTATCCAAACCCTCCACACAATAAAAAGCAAGAAGCCAAACAGCTCATTGCCAAAGTGGTGGAGCAGTATGGCGTCCAGATTATTGCAATCGGCAATGGAACAGCTTCCCGCGAAACGGAGGAGCTCGTCACCGAATTCATCCGGGAAAGCGGACGTCCGTTGGAATATATTATTGTCAGCGAGGCAGGGGCTTCGGTTTATTCGGCTTCGCCACTGGCCAAAGAGGAATTCCCGGATTTTGATCTTTCGCTGAGAAGCGCGGTATCCATCGCCCGCAGACTGCAGGATCCTTTGGCTGAGCTTGTCAAGATTGAACCGAAAGCAATCGGTGTTGGTCAGTACCAGCACGATATCCAGCCTAAGGTTTTGGAAAGCTCGCTGGGTGGTGTCGTCGAATCCTGCGTCAATACAGTCGGAGTCAACTTAAATACGGCTTCTCCGTCTATTCTGAAATTTGTCTCCGGATTGAATTATACAGTCGCCAAAAATATTGTTTCCTACAGGGAGAAGAACGGCAAATTTCGTTGCAGGGAAGAACTGAAGAAGGTATCCCGGCTCGGGGAGCAGACCTATATTCAATGTGCTGGTTTTATCCGACTGCCGGATGGAAATAATTGTCTGGAGAACACACCGGTTCATCCAGAGTCTTATGATGTCGCCTCGGCAATCCTGAAGAAAGCCAATTTGACAGCGATGGACCTCAAAACGAATCCGGAGCAGGTGCGCGCTGCGCTGGGAGGTTTCAGCGCTGAGGGGTTGGCTGCAGAACTTCAGGCAGGCGTACCGACCGTTAAAGATATTCTTGAGGCTTTGCTGAGACCCGGGAGGGATCCGCGTGAGGACCTGCCGCGCCCACTGCTGCGTCGGGATATCACCAAATTGGAGGACCTGCAGGTAGGAATAAGTCTGGAAGGGACGGTCAGGAACATTGTTGACTTTGGCGCATTCGTCGATATTGGCGTCAAGAATGACGGATTGGTTCATATCTCGGAACTCAGCAACAGTTATGTCAGACATCCGATGGAAGTTATCTCGGTCGGCGATATCGTGAAGGTCAGAGTCCTCAGTATCGATCACGCCAGAGGTCGAGTCAGCCTCTCGATGAAGGATATTTAA
- a CDS encoding type 1 glutamine amidotransferase, with product MKLTIFHLYPDLLDLYGDRGNVLALAARCRWRGIDVEIRRISLGEEMDFSEADILFLGGGSDREQSLLVQDLSTRSSELKAAIDDGLVMLTICGGYQLLGLYYQTGDGKKIPGLGILDFYTIAGNKRLIGNVIVEMAPELLSSVSGNILRQTDGVEVFNTMVGFENHSGKTYLGSELNSLGRALRGYGNNGEDLQEGVWYKNVFGTYLHGPLLPKNPHITDLLLGLATKRKNPAYQLEILGDSLEKAAHHAVIERFLTAGFRAGPK from the coding sequence ATGAAGCTCACCATTTTTCATCTTTATCCGGATTTGCTTGATTTATACGGCGACAGGGGAAATGTTCTGGCGCTGGCTGCCAGATGCAGGTGGCGCGGCATTGATGTCGAGATACGCAGAATATCTTTGGGGGAAGAAATGGATTTCTCCGAGGCGGATATTCTTTTTCTGGGGGGCGGTTCAGACCGGGAGCAAAGCCTTTTGGTTCAGGATTTGAGCACCAGATCCTCAGAACTTAAAGCAGCGATCGACGATGGACTTGTCATGCTGACCATTTGCGGCGGTTACCAGCTTTTGGGGCTGTATTATCAGACCGGAGACGGAAAAAAAATTCCGGGCCTGGGTATCCTGGACTTCTATACCATTGCCGGAAACAAACGACTGATTGGCAATGTCATTGTTGAAATGGCACCTGAACTTCTGAGTTCCGTGTCGGGAAACATTCTCCGGCAGACCGATGGCGTTGAGGTGTTCAATACCATGGTCGGATTTGAGAACCATTCTGGGAAGACCTATCTTGGATCAGAGCTGAATTCCTTGGGAAGAGCGCTGAGGGGTTATGGCAATAACGGAGAGGATTTACAGGAGGGTGTATGGTATAAAAATGTTTTCGGGACTTATCTCCATGGACCGTTGCTGCCGAAAAATCCCCATATTACCGACCTGTTGCTGGGACTGGCGACAAAAAGAAAGAATCCGGCTTATCAGCTGGAAATCCTGGGAGATTCTCTGGAAAAAGCAGCGCATCATGCGGTTATTGAGCGTTTTCTTACAGCAGGATTCAGGGCAGGACCCAAATAG
- a CDS encoding type II toxin-antitoxin system PemK/MazF family toxin, translated as MSIKRGEIFYAELNPVVGSEQGGTRPVLVIQNDIGNQYSPTTIIAAITSQISKAKLPTHVEVKAKRSGLERDSVILTEQIRTIDKSRLKEKVAVLDEEVMLRVDEAIEISLGLTEI; from the coding sequence ATGAGTATTAAACGCGGGGAGATTTTTTATGCGGAACTAAACCCCGTTGTAGGTTCTGAACAAGGCGGCACCAGGCCGGTCTTGGTTATTCAGAATGATATTGGAAACCAGTATAGCCCGACAACAATTATCGCAGCAATTACATCCCAGATTTCAAAAGCCAAACTGCCGACCCATGTGGAAGTCAAAGCTAAACGAAGCGGTTTGGAAAGAGATTCTGTTATTTTGACTGAACAAATCAGAACGATCGATAAGAGCCGGTTGAAGGAAAAAGTCGCAGTGCTCGACGAGGAAGTAATGCTCAGGGTTGATGAAGCTATTGAAATAAGCCTTGGGCTGACGGAGATCTGA